In the genome of Caulobacter flavus, the window CGCCATCCTCACCAACACCATGCTGCCGGAGTTGTCGGTGGAGCTTCTGGAGCGCCAGATGAACGGCGTTCCGGTCGAGCGCATCCATGTCGGGGTCGCAGAGGCGGCGTTCACCTACGAGTACTCAGGCGGGAGCTCGGTCCGACAATGAGCACGGCGGCGAAGAAGGCTGCGAACGGCGCGAGCCGATCGGATTTCGTCCAGCGTCTCGGATCGCTCGATGGTCATATGTGTGTGGCCCGTCGCTCCGCCGCGCAGGTCGGAAGAACGTACCACATTCCCGAGGATGATCGATCGGGGACAATCTTGTCCCATACGCCCGGCGAGTATACCGCGTTCATAGAAGGGCTTTTACTGGATGGCGTAACCAAAGAGGGGATGGATCGCCTGAGCCAACTGGCCCGCAAGGAAGCAAATCGCAATTTCGGGCTCTATTGCTCTCCGGCCGATCCGCCCGCGGCGCCGGGCGCCCTATCGGGCAATGACGGCCACAACGATGCGTTTCGCCACGCGTACTGGAACGCGTTGATGACGAAAAGTTATGGCGCAGATTTCGCAAAAAAATTCGCGACAGCGCATGAGCAATTGCTTGGCAATCCACCGGCCAGGGAGAGCATGGACCTTTACAACAACGAACAGGGTCGAAGCATAGCCCTGTCAAACATCTCCGCATCGGAAAGCGAGCTTGCGACCTTGGTTCGACGCGCCGTGCTACGCGGCGATCTCATGGTCATTGATCGCCGAGGCGTCTTGCGGTGGAGCGATGAGGTCGCCCTTGGGATGCATGGCCAAGCCTCGCCTTGATCGCCAGGTAGGGCAACCGAAACCTCTGAGCTCGGAGCCCCAAGGAGTTGCGTTTTCTACTGGACACATCTTCGCGTTGAGGCTCCCATCCTCGGCGGATGTCGGGGGGCGCCATCTTGCTGAAGATCACGACCGGCCAGCTCTCCGGACTGAGCGACGCCAAGCTCCAGAAGCTGGCTCCGCGGGTCGACGCCTGGCTGGCCGACGCCTGGCCCGAATGGCGGCGCTATGACCCCGACGCTCGCCTGGCCGAGCTGCGGGAGATCCTGGCCCTGGCCGCGCGCTCGGGCATGGCGATGGAAACGGACTACGCGCTGTTCGCCTGGGTGCTGCTGAACAGCGACACGCCCTGGCGCATGCTCGTCCGTCGCGGATCCGTCGCCGAGGCGCTGGACGCCCCCGACTGGGCGCCGCAATCCAAGCTCGTTCACCTTCACGCGCTGGCCGGAGCGCCTGAATTTCCCGAGCCCGTCGCCTGATGACGGACGGCGCCAAATCCCAAAGCCTGACGAAGGCGGCTTCGTCCGCCTCGAAGGCCTCGATCAGTTCGGTCTTCGGACCGAACGACCAGGTCCTGATGTGCAAGGTCGGCGATCCGCCGGATCGGTCCTACGAACCTTGCGACATCGCCAGCCTCAAGCTCGATCTGGCCAAGGGCGCGGGCAACAAGGCCAGCGTGACCCTGAAGGGCCGGCGGCGGATGGAGCCCATCGCCCCCTCGGTCGCCAGCGACTACCAGGGCGCCCTCAAGACCCACGACCTGGTGCTGGAGGCCTTGGCGGACGTGCAGGCCGTCACGCACGCGCCGTCCGCCCGGCCGACCACGACGGAGGGCAGAAAGCCGCTCAGCGTCACGCTGACCGCGACGAACGGCCCCAGCCATACGCATCGACAGCCCAAACACCCCCGCACCCGCATTTCGGGAAGCGGCGTCTATACGGGCACAGATGGCGGCGCGCCCGCCAAGGCGGAGATCTTCTCCGCCGCCCCCGACTACGTCGGCGCGTCGATATTCGGTCCGATCTGGCCCTTCGGCGCCAGCCGCACGCGAACCTACGAGCTCGACGCCGGCAGTTGCGGCGTCACCGCCGGCGGAAAATCGACGACCAGCCTCGCCATGCTCCTGGCGGTCATGCCGGACGAGGAGTGGACCGTCTCGATGGGGATTCCCTCTCCCGTCTCCGGCAGCAGAAGCAAGGACGCCAATCGCCTGGGCGGCGCCAAGGGGCCCGACGGCAAGAAGGCGGTTCCGATCGTCACCACCGCCGTCTCCACGCGGGGCGGCCTGGAGACCACGCAAACCCTATCGCGCTACGGCGCGTCCGACTTCAGCACCTCGTACGGCCTGCGGCAGGTCAAGGCGCGCGGCCTGATTGCGACGGAGACGAAGCTGACCGAGACGGACGCGACCTTCGGCGTCCCCAGCTTCGCGGCTGAGGAAGACAGGGAGGTCCGGTCGTTCAAGATCGAGCGCAAGTCGGGCGGCCAGACGACCAGCTTCGACGCCAGCGGGATCATCAACAAGCTCCGCAAGGTCGAACGCTTCGCCGATCTCTTCAAAAAGATCTTCTCGACGACGAAACTCGGCTGGTCGGTCAGCGCGTCCTACGCCTTCTTCGGCGGCCAGCTCGACTTCGCCTGGGGACGGCGGTGGCCGAAATCCTACGTGGAGGAGAACCGGGTCTACTACGTCGAGCGCTACGTCAGCCTGGGCGGCCGGTGCGATCTGTTCGACATCACCGTCGAAGGCAGCTGCGGGCTGGAACTGAAGGGCCTGGCGTTCGAAGCCACGGCGCTGGTCTATCTCAGCGTGAACGCCAAGCTGACCCTGTCGCCCCATGGCCAGGTCTCCTACACCAACCGGCTGCCGGCCAGCGCCGACGGCGGCCTGCGCATCGATTGCTCGGGAGAGATCAGCCCCGAATGCGGCGTGAAGGGCGGCGGCCGCGCCTTCGGCTACTCGCTGAACCTGCGCGCCGCACTGGTGACCAAACTCGAACTGGAGGCGACGGCCGCCGTCACGGTCCGGACGCCGCCCGAACTGAAGGCCAGCTGCAAGAGCGAGAAGATCAGGCTGGTGGGAGAGGTCGTGGTGCAGGGCCGGACGGCGAGCACCTACCAATTGGATCCCATGGTCCTCGTGGACGAGAAGACGTTGTTCGAGAACGAGAAGATCTGGTGAGCGCCGCCCAGGAACCCACGTTCGGCCTCGAGGTGGCGATCGGTTCGGCGGCGGCCGCCGAGGTCCTCATCAACGACGTGCTTCTGGCGAAGAAGGCCGCCGGCGATCCCGGGGCGCTATCGCTGGCGATCCAGTCCGACGTCATGCCCGGACGCAACATCGTGGAGGTTCTGGTCGGGACCGCGACCACGGGGCCTAGGGCGGCCGCCGCCATATTGCCCGCCGGGCCGAGCGACCTCTTCGTCACCCTGCGGCTGCAACTGGACCGGGTGAGCGGCGAGGGACCGCGGTTCGAGATCGCGACGGAAGACCTGGCCGAGGAAGACTGGCGGCCGGCCGCGACCGGCCAGCCCGTCGCCCTGCCCCATCGCATGGTCCTGGCGTTCGACGCCCCAGCCGAGACGCCGGCGCCGGCCTGGGCGGCCGGCGAGATCATGAGACAAGCCGAAATCCTCAACCCGGTGATGGCGGAGCTCGACAGACTTCACACGCTGCTGGAGCGGCGCGACGTGGAAGGCTTCACCAGTGCGATGCTCGCCAGGTACGCCGATGTCGCCCGCGCCTATCCCTTGCGCGGCACGCCGAGGCGACTGCGCGAGGAGGATGCGGCCGAGCTTGGCCAGATCGTCGGTTCGCCGGGCTTCGCGATGCTGCCGATCGAGCACCACGATGTCAGGCTCAGGCTTTCCGCCGGCGGCCGGCTGGCGACCTGCGTCAGCCGGGACGGTCATCCGCTGCTCCGGGCCCGGATCGACGGACTTCCCGTTCCGATCGACATGCCCGTGCTGTTCAGCCTGATCGACGGCCGCCTGCAGGCGGTGCGATGACCTGGACCCCGCAGCTGGCGCTGCTGGCGCCAGCCCTCGGCGCGGCCCTGGCCTTCGTCGCGGCGGAATTCCTGTTCTGGCTGAAGGCGAAGCCGACGCCGGCGGTGATCGAGCGCGTCGTCACGACGGTCGAACGCAGCGATTCCGAGCTGGGCCCGCCAGGCGAACGCGTGCGCACCGGCCTCAGGGTCACGGTTCGCCTCGACGCCGGCGAGGCGGCGCGCGGCCCCGTCGTGCTGGACGTCGGCGACGACTTCCCCGCCGCCGTCGGCCAGCGCCTCACCGTGATGGCGCTGGATCCGAAACCCGCCTGGATCTTCTGGTCCGCCATGGTGCGGCGCGGGGATATCGGCCGTCCGGTCTTCAGGCTGGCGATGGGACTGGCGCTCGTCGTCGCGCTGGTCGCTTCGGGCTTGCCGATCCTCAGGGCGGCGCTTTCGCCATAGGCGGTCCGGACGCCCGCCGGTCCGCGCAGACCCTCCCGAAAATTCCGGGTTGCCGGGGCGGAGGGTTTGGCCTTAGCGCTGCGGGATGACCGTCTCCGTGCTCTTCGTCTGCCTGGGCAACATCTGTCGCTCGCCGCTGGCCGAGGCCGCCTTCCGGCTGGAGGCCAAGCGGCTGGGGCTGGGCGTGGTCGTGGATTCCGCCGGCACCGGCAGCTGGCACGCGGGCGATCCGCCGGACCGGCGGGCGCAGGCGACGGCGCGGCGGCACGGGGTGGAGATCGGTCACTACGCCGCGCGGCAGGTGACGGCCGCCGACTTCGAGCGCTTCGACCACGTGGTGGCGCTGGATCTGGACAACCTGCGCAATCTCAAGCGCCTCGCGCCAGCGGGCGGCCGGGCCCGGCTGAGCCTGCTGCTCGACCATGTCGAGGGGCGCGCCGGCCAGGCGGTGGCCGATCCGTACTACGGCGACGACGGCGGGTTCGAGATCTCCTGGGCCGACGCCGTGGCCGGGGCGCGGGGGCTGGCGGCGAAGCTAAAGCCCTCTTCGTAACGGGAGGGGACGTCTGCTTCAGCGGAAGCTGAGAACGTCCCCCCTCCGGCGCTTCGCGCCACCTCCCCCAGAGGAGGAGGATCTTGTGTTCCTACCCCAGGTGCGCGCGGATCAGGCTGCGCGCGGCGCGGGCGACCGAGCGGGCGGGGCCGTCGGCGCCGAGGGTGACGCGGGCGGTGTAGGAGCCCTCCATCAGCAGCATCAGGGCGTCGGCCAGTTCGGTGTCGCTGGCGCCGGCGCGGCTGCACAGGTCGATCAGCCGGGCGTGCAGCGAGCGCTTGTAGTTCACCGACACCTGCTGGGCCGGATGGTTCTCCTCGTGCAGCTCGATGGCGGCGTTGGCCAGCGGGCAGCCGTGGACGTTCATGTCGCAGGCCTTGGTCTCGAAGGCGTCGAAGATCGCCTCCAGCTGGGCGCGCGGATCGGTGCAGCAGCAGGCCGTCACCCCGTCCCACCAGGCCCAGTACTCGCGCTCCTGCTCGCGCAGGACCTCGGCGACCAGCTCGTCCTTGGACGGGAAGTTCCGGTACAGGGTCATCTTGGTGGCCTCGGCCTCGGCCGCGATGGCCTCGACGCCGACGGCCCGGATGCCGTGCTGGTAGAAGAGCTCGCGGGCCGTCTCGAAGATCCGGTCGCGGGCGGGTCTCTTGGACGCCGGCGGCCCGTCCGGCGCGCACGCCGTCCCGGCTCCCAGCTCCCCCGAGCCGACCTCCCCAGATTTTCTCGCAGCCATTTTCGCAGCACCTCGCCTTGACGTGAGAGTTACCGGTCAGTATCTCTCCGCCATGGAGAGATACCGAACGGTATCGTCACATCCTAAATCGTAATTCCGCCGAGCCAAGTCAAGCAACAGACCCTGCGACATTTCTCCCCCTCTTACCCCCGGAACGGAGCGCAAGCCATGCCGAACGCGAGCGACATTCAAGCCGCCCCCGAGGCGACGAAGGCCTGCCTCTCCACGGGGTGGGTCGCCAGCGCGGCCCGCCACGGCCGCTCGATCCGACGCTGGATCGACAAGGCCACCGCGCCCAAGCCCCGCTCCCGGTCGTCGCGGCCCTACCGCCCGCCGACCTGGGAATAGTCCGAGCGTCCCCCTCCCCGTCCGCTCACCTCCCCGAGCGTCTCTTTCGACAGGTCTCCCGATGCGCCAAGCCATCAACACCTTCGCCGGCCTCGCCGCGCTGGCGGTCCTCACCGCCTGCAGCGCCCAGGCCAAGCCCGAACAGGGCCCCGCCCCCGCCGTCCAGGTCACCGTCGCCGACGTGGCCTTCAAGTCGCTGCGCCAGTGGGACGACTTCACCGGCCGCCTCGAAGCGGTCGACACCGTCGACATCAGGCCCAGGGTCGGCGGCTATGTGAACAGCGTGCGCTTCTCCGAAGGCGCCTATGTCCGCAAGGGCCAGGTGCTGTTCGAGATCGACCCGCGCCCGTTCCAGGCCGAGGCCGCCCGCGCCGGCGCCGAGGTGGCCCGCGCCAAGGCCGGCCTCGATCTCGCCGTCGTCAACCGCGAGCGCGGCCAGCGACTGATCGACCAGAACGCCCTGGCCCGCAGCGAATTCGACCGCCTGGCCTCGGAAGAAAAGGCCGCCCAGGCCAATCTCGCCGCCGCCCAGGCCGCCCTGCAGACCGCCCGCCTGAACCTGGAATGGACCCGCGTGGTCTCGCCGATCGACGGCCGCGTCTCCAAGGCCCGCATCACCCGCGGCAACCTTGTCACCCAGGCCGACATGCTGACGACGGTGGTTTCCGACGCGCCGATCTATGCCGCCTTCAGCGCCGACGAGCAGACCTTCCTGAAGTACGCGGCCGCAGAGCGCGGCAAGGAAAGCCCGGTCTATATGGGCCTGATGACCGAGGACGGCTATCCGCACGAGGGCAAGCTGTCGTTCATCGACAACGCCCTGGACGCCAAGAGCGGCACGATCAGCGGCCGGGCGATCTTCGCCAACGCCGACGGCAAGTTCACCCCGGGCCTGTTCGCCCGCATCCGCCTGGTCAGCGCCGCCGCCCAGACGGTGGCTCTTGCGCCCGACCGCGCCGTCGCGACCGACCTGGGCAAGCGCTACGTCATCGTCGTCGGGGCCGACAACAAGGCCCAGTACCGCCCGGTCGAGGTGGGTCCGCTGGCCGGCAACCTGCGGGTCATCCGCCAGGGCCTGAAGCCCGGCGACCGGGTGATCGTCGGCGGCCTGCAGAAGGTCAAGCCGGGCGACGCCGTGTCGCCCGTGGCGGTGAAGACCGAGGCCGCCGATCTGGGCCAGCTTGAAGTCGGCCCGCGCAAGGTGGCCGCCGTCGCGACCGCCACGAGCCAGAACTGATCTTCCTCCCTTCCCCCTCGATGGGGGAAGGGCCGGGGATGGGGGTGACAGCGCGTCAGAACAAGGCGCCAGCCCCACCGCCGCAGACACCCCCCGCCCCTGCCCCTCCCCCATCAAGGGGGAGGGGGTCTCCAAACTCGTCCCTCCCCTCTCCGGACGCTCCCCATGAATTTCGCAAAATTCTTCGTCGGACGACCGCGGTTCGCCGCCGTGCTGTCCATCGTCATCTTCATCGCGGGGCTGGTGGCCCTGCCCAACCTGCCGATCAGCGAGTACCCCGAGGTGGTGCCGCCGACCGTCGTGGTCCGCGCGGCCTATCCCGGCGCCAACCCGTCGGTGATCGGCGAGACCGTGGCCGCGCCGCTGGAGCAGGCCATCAACGGCGTCGAGGGGATGATCTACCAGTCGTCCCAGTCGGCCTCGGACGGGGCCATGATCCTGACCGTGACCTTCGCGCTGGGCACCGACCTGGATAAGGCCCAGGTGCAGGTGCAGAACCGCGTCGCCCAAGCCCTGCCCAAGCTGCCCCAGGAGGTGCAGCGCATCGGCGTGACCACCAACAAGGCCTCGCCCGACCTGACCCTGGTCGTGCACATGATCTCGCCCAACAACCGCTACGACATGCTCTATCTCAGCAACTACGCGCAGCTGAACGTGCGCGACCGGCTGAAGCGCATCGACGGCGTGGGCGACGTGCAGATCTTCGGCGCCGGCGCCTACTCCATGCGGGTGTGGCTTGATCCGGAGAAGGTCGCGGCCCTGGGCATGACCGCCGGCGACGTGGTGCGGGCCCTGCGCGAGCAGAACGTCCAGGTGGCCGCCGGCCAGCTGGGCGCGCCGCCCAACGCCGGCTCGGGCGCCGACTTCCAGCTGTCGATCAACGCCCCCGGGCGCCTGACCGACGAGGACCAGTTCCGCAACGTCATCATCCGCTCGGGCGCCGACGGCCAGATCACCCGCCTGGGCGACGTGGCCCGCGTCGAACTGGGCGCCAACAACTACGCCCTGCGCTCCCTGCTGGACAACAAGTCGGCCGTCGCCGTGCCGATCTTCCAGCGCCCCGGCTCCAACGCCCTGGAGATGGCGGCCGAGGTCAAGAAGACCATGAAGGAGCTGAAGAAGGACTTCCCCGAGGGGGTCGACTACGAAATCATCTACGACACCACCGCCTTCGTGCAGGAAAGCATCGACTCGGTGGTCCACACCCTGATCGAGGCCATCATCCTGGTGGTCATCGTGGTGGTGATCTTCCTGCAGGGCTGGCGCGCTTCGGTGATCCCGCTGCTGGCCGTGCCGGTTTCGCTGATCGGCACCTTCGCGATCATGCTGCTGCTGGGCTTCGGCCTCAACGCGCTGACCCTGTTCGGCCTGGTGCTGGCCATCGGCATCGTCGTCGACGACGCCATCGTCGTGGTCGAGAACGTCGAGCGGCACATCGAGAACGGCCTCTCGCCGCCCGAGGCCACCCGCAAGGCGATGAGCGAGGTCACCGGCCCGATCATCGCCGTGGCCCTGGTGCTGTGCGCGGTGTTCATCCCCACGGCCTTCATCACCGGCCTGTCGGGCCAATTCTACCGCCAGTTCGCCCTGACGATCGCCATCTCGACGATCATCTCGGCCATCAACTCCCTGACCCTGTCGCCGGCCCTGGCCGCCGTGCTCCTGAAGTCGCACCACGCGCCCAAGGACCGCTTCCAGAAGCTGATCGACCGCCTGCTGGGCTGGCTGTTCACGCCGTTCAACAAGGTCTTCCACCGCGCCTCGAACGGCTATGTCCGCGGCGTGAAGGCGACCCTGGGCCGCTCGACCGCCTCGCTGTTCGTCTATGGCGGTCTGCTGCTGCTGACGGCGCTGGCCTTCGCCCGCACCCCGTCCGGCTTCGTGCCGCAGCAGGACAAGGCCTATGTGGTCGCCGTCGTGCAGTTGCCCGACGCCGCCTCGCTGGACCGCACCGAGGCCGTGATCAAGCAGATGGGCGACATCGCCATGAAGACCCCGGGCATCGAGCACTCGGTGGCCTTCCCCGGCCTGTCGGCCAACGGCTTCATCAACAGCCCCAACGCCGGCGCGGTGTTCTTCCCGCTCAGCGACTTCAAGGACCGCCGGAGCAAGGACCTCTCGGCCGGCGCCATCGTCGGCCAGCTGAACCAGAAGTTCGCCGCCATCCCCGACGCCCAGATCGCGGTCTTCCCGCCGCCGTCCGTGCAGGGGCTGGGCACCATCGGCGGCTTCCGCATGCAGATCGTCGACAAGGCCGGCCTCGGCTCGGACGAGCTGTACAAGCAGACCCAGGCGATCATCGCCAAGGCGCAGAAGGATCCGGCCCTGGCCGGCGTGTTCTCCAGCTACCAGGTGAGCGTCCCGAAGATCCAGGCCGACATCGATCGTGAGAAGGCCCGGGCCCAGGGCGTGTCGCTAACCGACCTGTTCGAGACCCTGCAGGTCTATCTGGGCTCGCTGTACGTCAACGACTTCAACCGCTTCGGGCGGACCTACGAGGTCAACGTGCAGGCCGACCAGGACTTCCGCCTGCAGCCCGAGCAGATGCTGCGCCTGCAGACCCGCAACGGCGACGGCCAGATGATCCCGCTGGGCGCCTTCGTCAGCTTCAAGGAGGCCACCGGTCCCGACCGCGAGATGCACTACAACGGCATGCTGACCGCCGAGATCAACGGCGGCCCGGCGCCCGGCTTCTCGACCGGCCAGGCCCAGGCCGCGCTGGAGAAGATCGCCGCCGAGGAACTGCCCAATGGCATCGGCTTCGAATGGACAGAGCTGACCTACCAGCAGATCCTGGCCGGCAACACGGCGATCTACATCTTCCCGCTGTGCGTGCTGCTGGCCTTCCTCGTGCTGGTCGCCCAGTACGAAAGCTGGAGCCTGCCGCTGGTGGTGATCCTGATCGTTCCGATGACCCTGCTGTCGGCCCTGGTCGGCGTGCTGGTCACCGGCGGCGACAACAACATCTTCACCCAGATCGGCCTGATCGTGCTGGTGGGGCTGGCGTGCAAGAACGCCATCCTGATCGTCGAGTTCGCCCGCGAACGCGAGATCGAGGGCGACACGCCGCTGCAGGCGGTGCTGGAAGCCTGCCGCCTGCGCCTGCGCCCCATCCTGATGACCTCGATCGCCTTCATCATGGGCGTCTGGCCGCTGGTGGTGTCGCACGGGGCCGGGGCCGAGATGCGCCGGGCCATGGGCGTGGCGGTGTTCTCCGGCATGCTGGGCGTCACCGTCTTCGGCCTGATCCTGACGCCGGTGTTCTACTACGTCATCCGCCGGCTCTCGGGCCGCAAGTCGCTGGCGACCGTCAAGACGGAGCCGGCGGTGGAGGCGCAGGCGCACTGACGAGAACCTTTCCCCTCCCCCTCGATGGGGGAGGGGCCAGGGGTGGGGGTGAAGCGGCGTCGGCCGCGCTCCTACTCCCACCTCAGCACCACCCCCATCCCCGCCCCTTCCCCCATCGAAGGGGGAAGGGAGACTTCCCGAGGTCCCCATGACCCTTCTTCGCTCAGCCCTGATCGCCGGCGCCTCGCTGCTGGCCACGGCCTGCGCCGTCGGCCCGACCTACAAGGCCCCGGCCCCCGCCCCCGTCGCCCTCCAGAACGCCACGCCCGCCGTCTCCACCGCCGCCAATCCCGAGGCGCAGTGGTGGAAGGCGTTCGGCGACCCGACGCTGGACGCTCTCGTGTCCCAGGCCCTGGCCGCCAATCTCGACCTCAAGGTCGCCGTGGCCCGCGTCGACGAGGCCCGCGCCCTGTTCAAGGACGCGCGCCTGGACCAACTTCCGCGCGTCACCGCCTCGGGCGGCTACACCGACACCAAGCAGCAGCAGCCCGGCTTCTCCGACCAGCGGGTCGAGGTCGAAAGCTATCGCGCCGGCCTGGACGCCGCCTGGGAGATCGACCTCTTCGGCCGCGTCCGCCGGGGCGTGCAGGCCGCCAGCGCCGAAGCCGGGGCCGCCCAGGCCGACCTGCGCGACGTGCAGGTGAGCGTCGCCGCCGAAGTCGCCCGCAACTACCTGGAACTGCGCGGCGCCCAGGCCCGCCTGGCGGTGGCCCGCCGCAACCTCGAGACCCAGCGCGACACCCTGCGCCTGACCCGCGTGCGGTTCGAGGCCGGGGCCGGCGGGGCGATCGACGTGGCCAGCGCAGAGGCCCGCCTCAACGCCACCGAAGGCACGATCCCAGACCTCGTCACCGCCGCCACCCGCGCCAGCTATCGCCTGGCGGTGCTGACCGGCCAGCGGCCCGGCGCGCTGGACGCCCAGCTGGCCCCGCGCGCCGAGGAGCCGGCCCCGCTGGTCGCCGCCCTGCCGATCGGCGAGGCGTCCGACTTCCTGCGCCGCCGCCCCGACGTGCAGGCGGCCGAACGGCGCCTGGCCGCCCAGACCGCCAAGGTCGGGGTGGCCACGGCCGACCTCTTCCCGCGCGTCCGGGTCACCGGCTTCGTCGGCTTCCTGTCGGGCACGTCGTCGGGCTTCGGAAACAGCGTCAGCCAGGCCTGGTCGGTCGCCCCGGCGGTCAGCTGGCCCGCCCTCGACCTCGGTGGCGCCCGCGCGCGGCTGAAGGCGGCGGAAGCCCGCAACGACGCGGCCCTGGCGGCCTACGACCAGACGGTGCTGGCGGCGATCGAGGACCTGGAGACGGCGCTGGTCTCCTACGCCCAGCGCCAGGCCCGGCTGAAGAGCCTGGCCGACCAGGCCGCCGCCTCCCGCCGCGCCGCCGAACTGGCCCGAATCCAGTACAAGGAAGGCGGCATCGACTTCCTCGTCCTGCTCGACGCCGAACGCACCCTGCTGGCGGCGGAAGACTCGCTGACCGTCGCCGAGACGGGCGTCAACACCGACGTGGTGGCGATCTACAAGGCGCTCGGCGGCGGCTGGAGCTGAGGTCCGGAAGGGAGACCCTCTCCCAGAGGGAGAGGGAGGGGCCCATGCGCAGCATGGGAGGGTGGGGGGTTTCGACGCTTCAGGTTGGCCCGCCCAAGCCAATCGGGATAGGCCTTACCCCCTCACCCTCCCACGCCTTCGGCGCGGGCCCCTCCCTCTCCCCATGGGAGAGGTTTCCATCGGTTAGGATCCCCCGCCCATGGCCGCCGCCGACGCCTATGTCTACCACCCCCGCGACGGCCACGGCCTGGCCCACGACCCGTTCAATTCCATCGTCGGCCCGCGCCCGATCGGCTGGATCTCGAGCGTCGACGCCGCCGGGCGGCGCAACCTGGCGCCCTACAGCTTCTTCAACGCCTTCAACTACACCCCGCCGATCGTCGGCTTCGCCTCGACCGGTTGGAAGGACACCATCGCCAACGTCCAGGCCACGGGCGTGTTCTGCTGGAACCTGGCCACGCGCGAGTTGGCCCAGGCGATGAACATGACCTCCGCCCCTGCCGAGCACGGCCGTGACGAGTTCGAACTGGCCGGCCTGACGCCGGCGCCAAGCAGCCTGATCGCCGCGCCGCGCGTGCTGGAAAGCCCCGTGAACTTCGAATGCCGCGTCACCCAGTCGTTCCAGCTGACCACGGCGGCCGGCGAGGCGGTCGAGACCTGGATGACCTTCGGCGAGGTCGTCGCCGTCCACATCGATCGCCGCCTGATCCGCGAGGACCGCGTCTACGACGCCCCCGCCGGACGCCCGATCCTGCGCTGGGGCGGCCGGGGCGACTACATCGCCGTCGAGCCGGCGGCGATGTTCGAGATCTTCCGCCCAACCAAGACCGACATTCCAGCGGCCTGAACGGGCCCCAAACAAAAAGCCCTCCCGAACCATCGGCTCGGGAGGGCTTCGAGTGCTTCTGGTCGCCGGTCAGACGTCGACTTCGGCGTCCAGGGCGTTTTCCTGGATGAACTCGCGGCGCGGCTCGACCAGGTCGCCCATCAGGCGGCTGAACATGTCGTCGGCGTCGTCGGCGTGGTTGACCTTGACCTGCAGCAGGGTGCGGGCGTCGACGTCCAGCGTGGTTTCCCACAGCTGGTCGGGGTTCATCTCGCCCAGGCCCTTGTAGCGCTGGATGGTCAGACCCTTGCGGCCGGCGTCGAGCACGGTCTGCACCAGGTCTAGCGGGCCACGGATGGTGCTCGACTTGTCCTTGCGGCGGAACACGGCCGGCTTGGCGAACACCTCGGCCAGCTTGACGCCGCGTTCGGCCAGGCGACGCGCGTCGGCGGCGTGCAGCAACACGTCGTCGAGCACGACGCGTTCCGACACGCCGCGGCGCACGCGGCTGAACACGAAGCCGGTGTCGCCACGCTCGCCCGACCACGGACCGTCGCCCTCCTCGTTGTAGAGGTCGAGGCGCGCGGCCGCCGCGGTCGCGTTGGGGCTCTCGCCCAGCAGGCCGGCCAGGGCCGCCTGCTCGATGGCGAAGGCCGGGGCGCGGGCCGCCAGGCGGTCGATATTGGCCTTGGCCGAGCGGGCCAGCTGCACCAGGGCCAGCAGGTCCTGGCCGATCAGGCGCTCGCCCGAGGCCAGGTCGAGCTCGGCGCCGTCGACGCCCTCGTCCACCAGGAAGGCGTCCATCTCGGCGTCGTCCTTGAGGTAGCGCGACGACTTGCCCTTGGCGGCTTTGTAGAGGGGCGGCTGGGCGATGTAGATGTAGCCGCGTTCGATCAGCTGCGGCATCTGCCGGTAGAAGAAGGTAAGCAGCAGGGTGCGGATGTGGGCGCCGTCGACGTCGGCGTCGGTCATCAGCACGATCTTGTGGTAGCGCACCTTGTCCGGGTTGAAGTCGTCACGGCCGATGCCGGCGCCCAGCGCCGTGATCAGCGTGCCGATCTGGTC includes:
- a CDS encoding flavin reductase family protein; this encodes MAAADAYVYHPRDGHGLAHDPFNSIVGPRPIGWISSVDAAGRRNLAPYSFFNAFNYTPPIVGFASTGWKDTIANVQATGVFCWNLATRELAQAMNMTSAPAEHGRDEFELAGLTPAPSSLIAAPRVLESPVNFECRVTQSFQLTTAAGEAVETWMTFGEVVAVHIDRRLIREDRVYDAPAGRPILRWGGRGDYIAVEPAAMFEIFRPTKTDIPAA
- a CDS encoding efflux RND transporter permease subunit: MNFAKFFVGRPRFAAVLSIVIFIAGLVALPNLPISEYPEVVPPTVVVRAAYPGANPSVIGETVAAPLEQAINGVEGMIYQSSQSASDGAMILTVTFALGTDLDKAQVQVQNRVAQALPKLPQEVQRIGVTTNKASPDLTLVVHMISPNNRYDMLYLSNYAQLNVRDRLKRIDGVGDVQIFGAGAYSMRVWLDPEKVAALGMTAGDVVRALREQNVQVAAGQLGAPPNAGSGADFQLSINAPGRLTDEDQFRNVIIRSGADGQITRLGDVARVELGANNYALRSLLDNKSAVAVPIFQRPGSNALEMAAEVKKTMKELKKDFPEGVDYEIIYDTTAFVQESIDSVVHTLIEAIILVVIVVVIFLQGWRASVIPLLAVPVSLIGTFAIMLLLGFGLNALTLFGLVLAIGIVVDDAIVVVENVERHIENGLSPPEATRKAMSEVTGPIIAVALVLCAVFIPTAFITGLSGQFYRQFALTIAISTIISAINSLTLSPALAAVLLKSHHAPKDRFQKLIDRLLGWLFTPFNKVFHRASNGYVRGVKATLGRSTASLFVYGGLLLLTALAFARTPSGFVPQQDKAYVVAVVQLPDAASLDRTEAVIKQMGDIAMKTPGIEHSVAFPGLSANGFINSPNAGAVFFPLSDFKDRRSKDLSAGAIVGQLNQKFAAIPDAQIAVFPPPSVQGLGTIGGFRMQIVDKAGLGSDELYKQTQAIIAKAQKDPALAGVFSSYQVSVPKIQADIDREKARAQGVSLTDLFETLQVYLGSLYVNDFNRFGRTYEVNVQADQDFRLQPEQMLRLQTRNGDGQMIPLGAFVSFKEATGPDREMHYNGMLTAEINGGPAPGFSTGQAQAALEKIAAEELPNGIGFEWTELTYQQILAGNTAIYIFPLCVLLAFLVLVAQYESWSLPLVVILIVPMTLLSALVGVLVTGGDNNIFTQIGLIVLVGLACKNAILIVEFAREREIEGDTPLQAVLEACRLRLRPILMTSIAFIMGVWPLVVSHGAGAEMRRAMGVAVFSGMLGVTVFGLILTPVFYYVIRRLSGRKSLATVKTEPAVEAQAH
- a CDS encoding efflux transporter outer membrane subunit, producing MTLLRSALIAGASLLATACAVGPTYKAPAPAPVALQNATPAVSTAANPEAQWWKAFGDPTLDALVSQALAANLDLKVAVARVDEARALFKDARLDQLPRVTASGGYTDTKQQQPGFSDQRVEVESYRAGLDAAWEIDLFGRVRRGVQAASAEAGAAQADLRDVQVSVAAEVARNYLELRGAQARLAVARRNLETQRDTLRLTRVRFEAGAGGAIDVASAEARLNATEGTIPDLVTAATRASYRLAVLTGQRPGALDAQLAPRAEEPAPLVAALPIGEASDFLRRRPDVQAAERRLAAQTAKVGVATADLFPRVRVTGFVGFLSGTSSGFGNSVSQAWSVAPAVSWPALDLGGARARLKAAEARNDAALAAYDQTVLAAIEDLETALVSYAQRQARLKSLADQAAASRRAAELARIQYKEGGIDFLVLLDAERTLLAAEDSLTVAETGVNTDVVAIYKALGGGWS